Proteins encoded together in one Marispirochaeta sp. window:
- a CDS encoding TIGR03546 family protein, with the protein MLSVFAKFLAALNANSRPGEIGAAAAFGCMLALIPSGNLLWFGLFVLVFLLKVHLATALLVMALGKLIVPLADPLVEALGLAILNQDALFPIFTAMSNMPLVPYTNFNNSLVTGGLAAGIIVWVPLFFLFILLVKLYRTHLWPRLAENKLVKGFLRYPLIKKISSAVGKVGGFWKGVR; encoded by the coding sequence ATGCTCTCTGTTTTCGCTAAATTCCTTGCTGCTTTGAACGCCAACTCCCGTCCAGGCGAGATTGGGGCCGCTGCTGCTTTCGGCTGTATGCTGGCCCTGATTCCCTCGGGAAACCTGCTCTGGTTCGGCCTTTTTGTCCTTGTTTTTCTACTCAAGGTTCATCTGGCCACAGCGTTGCTTGTTATGGCCCTGGGAAAGCTCATTGTTCCCCTTGCCGATCCCCTTGTCGAGGCCCTTGGTCTTGCCATTCTGAATCAGGATGCCCTGTTCCCGATTTTTACCGCCATGTCCAATATGCCCCTGGTACCCTACACAAACTTTAACAATTCTCTGGTTACCGGTGGACTTGCTGCAGGAATTATCGTCTGGGTTCCTCTGTTTTTTCTGTTTATCCTGCTGGTTAAGCTGTACCGTACACATCTCTGGCCGCGTCTGGCGGAGAATAAGCTGGTAAAAGGATTTTTGCGCTATCCTCTGATCAAGAAGATCAGCAGTGCCGTCGGCAAGGTCGGCGGGTTCTGGAAAGGAGTACGCTGA
- a CDS encoding TIGR03545 family protein produces MAETKTKKLPKIFRRPIPNKRFEKKILRRIFLAKEREFLLSLAKKDDQDRYVISGDLSKADARRLAVLAKSIKKNKGLVTGWKAAILTVIVASLLIFNLFFKDRLAEAGMEAALESVFRARAEADGVRLSLFKGSISFESLAVADRSKPMQNLFELSYSELRVNIWELLKKRLIIERAVCSGIQLGTPREVSGALPNTEAGDKGFSPEESSSSGLDALLADTDPEALLQTQLDRLKSPAFIDDVNLSYRQAIEKWPDRIEGLSDDLEEGKVAASRIAALRIDEIDTLDEGADAAKVIQENYPDVENAASAVRRVTREFRQDRENLTELQRGIQEAIEEDYRLLESVVADPGRELSGIASQAAENLLKARIGKYYDYALKAIDTSNRLASEKEKSEDTRARRKGTVVQFPVRGYPRFMIEELFISYGSSGSGEYLEAAVLDISSSQEIAGRPVRFSLNAEDGSHQLTGEGSLDTRDAAEEFLTLKGGLSGGGFDIGDSLSGLGLEKMKGSADGRIEFTIDREMRGAGTAEILLDNMDPVFQEDGDLLQEAVRQVLSGTRQAVFTVSFEAGEKGFRRFRVSSDLDKLFAERVGDYLNTEAARLRERLKGLLQKELASALERNEELDKLLGTYGGELAEDVREVNSLEELAQSRKKRLDARIEEIRNEAAAEVKDQAEKLIEDAAKDFKLPF; encoded by the coding sequence ATGGCAGAAACAAAGACCAAAAAACTGCCGAAGATCTTCCGCAGGCCCATCCCGAATAAGCGTTTCGAAAAAAAGATCCTTCGCAGAATATTCCTGGCAAAGGAGCGGGAATTCCTGCTTTCCCTGGCAAAGAAGGATGATCAGGACAGGTATGTCATATCCGGGGATCTTTCAAAGGCGGACGCCAGGCGCCTTGCGGTTCTTGCAAAATCAATCAAAAAAAACAAAGGCCTTGTTACTGGATGGAAGGCAGCCATTCTGACGGTAATAGTCGCTTCGCTGCTGATATTTAATCTATTTTTCAAGGATCGGCTGGCTGAGGCAGGGATGGAAGCTGCCCTGGAAAGTGTTTTCCGCGCCCGGGCCGAGGCCGACGGGGTACGGCTTTCTCTGTTCAAAGGCTCTATCTCTTTCGAATCCCTGGCTGTTGCCGACCGCAGCAAACCGATGCAGAACCTTTTTGAGCTCTCATATTCCGAGCTGCGGGTCAATATCTGGGAACTCCTGAAAAAGCGTTTGATCATAGAACGTGCCGTCTGTTCCGGTATACAGCTGGGAACACCCCGTGAGGTCTCCGGCGCTCTTCCGAATACAGAAGCGGGTGATAAAGGTTTTTCTCCGGAAGAATCCTCTTCTTCCGGGCTTGACGCTCTGCTGGCGGACACAGATCCGGAAGCTCTGCTGCAGACGCAGCTTGACAGACTGAAAAGCCCGGCCTTTATTGATGATGTTAACCTCAGCTACCGGCAGGCCATTGAGAAATGGCCCGACAGAATCGAAGGACTCTCCGATGATCTGGAGGAGGGAAAAGTGGCTGCCTCGCGGATTGCGGCCCTCAGGATTGATGAAATTGACACTCTGGATGAGGGCGCCGACGCGGCGAAGGTCATTCAGGAGAATTATCCCGATGTGGAAAACGCGGCCTCTGCGGTGCGTCGGGTAACCCGTGAGTTTCGGCAGGACCGCGAAAACTTGACGGAACTGCAGCGGGGAATACAGGAGGCCATAGAAGAGGATTACCGTCTTCTGGAGTCCGTGGTAGCCGACCCCGGGAGAGAGCTTTCCGGGATAGCGTCTCAGGCGGCGGAGAATCTGCTGAAGGCCCGTATAGGCAAGTACTACGACTACGCTCTTAAAGCCATAGACACCTCTAACAGGCTTGCCTCGGAAAAAGAGAAAAGTGAGGATACCCGTGCCCGCAGAAAAGGGACGGTGGTGCAGTTCCCTGTTCGCGGGTATCCGAGGTTTATGATCGAAGAGCTGTTTATTTCCTACGGCAGTTCCGGATCCGGGGAGTACCTGGAGGCAGCGGTACTGGATATCAGCTCTTCCCAGGAGATTGCGGGGCGGCCGGTGCGGTTTTCCCTGAACGCAGAGGACGGCAGTCACCAGCTCACCGGCGAAGGCTCCCTGGATACCCGGGACGCGGCGGAGGAGTTTCTGACTCTGAAGGGGGGACTTTCCGGGGGCGGATTCGACATCGGGGATTCCCTGTCGGGTCTCGGACTTGAAAAAATGAAAGGATCCGCCGACGGCAGAATTGAGTTTACCATAGACCGGGAGATGCGGGGAGCCGGAACAGCAGAGATCCTGCTGGACAATATGGATCCTGTTTTTCAGGAGGACGGAGACCTGTTGCAGGAAGCCGTACGCCAGGTCCTCTCCGGAACCCGGCAGGCAGTTTTTACCGTCTCCTTTGAGGCCGGAGAGAAGGGTTTTCGCCGATTCCGCGTAAGCAGCGACCTTGACAAGCTGTTTGCAGAACGGGTGGGGGATTACCTGAATACCGAAGCTGCCCGGTTGCGGGAGAGGCTTAAAGGTCTGCTGCAGAAGGAACTTGCCTCTGCCCTGGAGCGTAACGAAGAGCTTGATAAGCTGCTGGGGACCTACGGCGGCGAACTCGCGGAGGATGTACGGGAGGTAAATTCCCTCGAAGAACTAGCCCAATCCCGGAAGAAACGACTCGATGCACGGATCGAGGAGATCCGGAACGAGGCTGCCGCGGAAGTGAAGGACCAGGCGGAGAAGCTTATTGAGGATGCCGCCAAGGACTTCAAGCTGCCCTTTTAG
- a CDS encoding SlyX family protein, with amino-acid sequence MDKGLLELQTKVSYQESVLADLNEAVISQQKEIDRLKKTVELLTVRIQDLRESGSEEMPHTPPPHY; translated from the coding sequence ATGGATAAAGGACTGCTGGAACTGCAGACCAAGGTAAGTTATCAGGAGTCGGTACTGGCCGACCTGAATGAGGCAGTTATCTCCCAGCAGAAGGAGATAGACCGTTTAAAGAAAACGGTTGAACTTCTAACGGTTAGAATACAGGACCTGCGGGAAAGCGGTAGTGAGGAGATGCCTCATACGCCTCCTCCCCATTATTAA
- a CDS encoding GNAT family N-acetyltransferase: MEMPDIRTVLSPRSSEAGDFIEFPKKLYRDCRFYVPWFDRGMQRLFARKSPFFRHSDGEFFVAYHGTTPVGRIALFENRNFNSYTGNRDARFYFFDTENDQHTADALFNLAANWARSRGLTRLIGPQGFSSMAGGGILIQGFDQPPAMTMMGYNYPYYQELLESAGFCKYKDFVSAFLDPRTYQTPEKISRVASIAMKRGGFDLPRIRSRRQMRSMALEIGRLYNESWMDHEEFAPLTEEELLELTNDLTLVIDPKLLQVIRKDGDLAGFVLTFPDLTNALIKAKGKLNPCTLWRILREKRSTRRVIINGLGIHPRYRNNGGTAILYYALEKSVQDLDREVVGADLTQVAETTGLMLADLETLGARIYKRHRVYNLSL; the protein is encoded by the coding sequence ATGGAAATGCCGGATATTCGCACCGTGCTCTCCCCGCGGAGCAGTGAGGCCGGGGATTTTATTGAGTTCCCTAAGAAGCTTTACCGGGACTGCAGATTCTATGTCCCCTGGTTCGACCGCGGAATGCAGAGGCTCTTTGCGCGGAAAAGCCCCTTCTTTCGTCACTCCGACGGGGAATTCTTTGTCGCCTATCACGGAACGACTCCAGTGGGACGAATAGCTCTTTTTGAAAACCGTAATTTCAACAGCTATACCGGAAACCGGGATGCCCGCTTCTACTTCTTCGATACAGAAAACGATCAGCACACAGCGGATGCCCTCTTCAATCTGGCGGCGAACTGGGCACGCAGCAGAGGGCTTACCCGGCTGATAGGCCCACAGGGCTTCTCCAGTATGGCGGGAGGCGGGATCCTGATTCAGGGATTCGACCAGCCGCCTGCCATGACGATGATGGGTTACAATTATCCGTATTACCAGGAGCTGCTGGAAAGCGCTGGTTTCTGTAAATACAAGGATTTTGTCTCTGCTTTTCTGGATCCCCGGACGTACCAAACGCCGGAGAAAATTTCCCGGGTGGCGTCCATTGCCATGAAGAGGGGCGGCTTCGACCTGCCCCGTATCCGCAGCCGCCGGCAGATGCGTTCCATGGCCCTGGAGATCGGCAGGCTGTATAACGAATCCTGGATGGACCACGAGGAGTTTGCTCCCCTGACCGAGGAGGAGCTGCTGGAACTGACCAATGACCTGACGCTGGTGATCGACCCGAAACTTCTGCAGGTAATTCGTAAAGACGGTGATCTTGCCGGTTTTGTCCTTACGTTTCCGGATCTGACGAATGCCCTGATTAAGGCGAAGGGGAAACTGAATCCCTGTACCCTGTGGCGGATTTTGCGGGAGAAACGCAGCACCAGGCGTGTAATTATAAATGGCCTGGGGATTCATCCCAGGTACCGCAATAATGGGGGAACTGCGATTCTGTATTATGCCCTGGAAAAAAGTGTCCAGGATCTGGACCGGGAGGTTGTGGGGGCTGATCTGACCCAGGTTGCGGAGACCACCGGATTAATGCTTGCTGATCTGGAGACCCTGGGAGCCAGGATCTATAAGCGTCACAGGGTTTATAATTTATCTCTATAA
- a CDS encoding DUF819 family protein produces the protein MVAFGITALYVLLPLGIVVFVESSSIIRKVRPVILCYIAGILIGNSSLLPEGSFQVLDVISTVTVALSLPLMLISLDLSHWRELTGRAGLSMVFAFIAIMTSSALCFLLFGPRISESSKIAGLLVGVYTGGTPNMAALQQALQVNTESYLAVHTADILVGGVYLLFLLTVGRRIIRKLLPPYRDTYAEGREIEPLSLKALQAMLTEKAGLSVLASLGTALLIVALGGAFSLLFAGEASTVAAILGITSIAIAVAFIPGIRNLPHSFKIGEYVILVFCAAVGSMADFSRLLTTIPSVLGYVTAALGISIVIHLLMCRIFRVDADTMIITSTSAIYSPPFVSAVAISLNNRNLIFPGITTGIIGYAAGNYLGVILARLLSLL, from the coding sequence ATGGTCGCCTTCGGAATAACCGCCCTCTATGTCCTGCTGCCTCTGGGGATCGTAGTTTTTGTAGAGTCCTCGTCAATTATTCGGAAGGTCCGCCCTGTTATTCTCTGCTATATCGCGGGAATCCTGATTGGCAACAGTTCTCTGCTGCCGGAGGGGAGCTTTCAGGTTCTGGATGTAATCTCTACCGTCACAGTGGCCCTCTCCCTGCCTCTGATGCTTATCTCACTGGACCTGTCGCACTGGCGTGAACTCACCGGAAGGGCAGGACTCTCCATGGTTTTTGCCTTCATCGCAATCATGACATCGTCGGCCCTCTGCTTTCTGCTTTTCGGGCCGCGGATCAGTGAGAGTTCCAAGATAGCAGGACTGCTGGTTGGCGTGTACACCGGGGGAACTCCGAATATGGCGGCCCTGCAGCAGGCCCTTCAGGTAAATACGGAAAGCTATCTTGCTGTCCATACCGCTGACATTCTTGTCGGCGGGGTTTATCTTCTCTTTTTGCTCACTGTGGGACGCAGAATTATCAGGAAGCTGCTTCCTCCGTACCGGGACACGTATGCGGAAGGCAGGGAGATCGAGCCACTTTCGCTGAAAGCCCTGCAGGCCATGCTGACGGAAAAAGCAGGGCTGAGCGTACTGGCTTCCCTGGGAACCGCGCTGTTGATCGTTGCCCTGGGCGGGGCCTTCTCCCTGCTCTTTGCCGGAGAAGCCTCTACGGTAGCAGCCATTCTGGGCATTACAAGCATAGCAATCGCCGTGGCCTTTATTCCCGGGATTCGAAACCTCCCTCACAGCTTCAAGATCGGCGAATATGTGATCCTGGTTTTCTGCGCCGCCGTAGGTTCCATGGCGGACTTCAGCAGGCTGCTGACAACCATTCCTTCTGTTCTGGGATACGTTACAGCCGCCCTGGGGATATCCATTGTAATCCACTTGCTCATGTGCCGAATCTTCAGGGTAGACGCAGACACCATGATCATAACCTCGACCTCGGCAATCTACTCACCCCCCTTCGTGTCCGCCGTGGCAATCTCCCTGAACAACAGAAATCTGATCTTTCCGGGGATTACCACGGGTATAATAGGCTACGCCGCGGGGAACTACCTGGGGGTTATTCTGGCACGGCTGCTCTCCCTGTTATAG
- a CDS encoding peptidylprolyl isomerase, whose translation MKISQDTVVSIDYILNDGEGNLLEKSDSDENFAYIHGNGQLPAKLEEALEGKETGAKVKVGMTAEEGFGDRDENQIISVPRDRFPEGEEIVNGLQVEAETDNGHQIFTVIEVQDNSVTLDGNHPYAGVDLDFDVTITDVRAATEEELDHGHVHTGDHHH comes from the coding sequence ATGAAGATTTCACAGGATACAGTTGTTTCCATAGACTACATCCTTAATGACGGAGAAGGAAACCTGCTGGAAAAGAGCGACAGCGACGAAAACTTCGCATATATCCACGGAAACGGTCAATTGCCTGCCAAACTTGAAGAAGCTCTCGAGGGCAAGGAAACCGGTGCCAAGGTTAAGGTCGGTATGACCGCAGAAGAAGGCTTCGGCGACCGGGACGAAAACCAGATAATCTCTGTGCCCCGGGACCGCTTTCCCGAAGGCGAAGAGATTGTAAACGGGCTTCAGGTCGAGGCTGAGACAGACAACGGTCATCAGATCTTTACGGTAATTGAGGTTCAGGACAATTCTGTAACACTGGACGGAAATCACCCCTACGCCGGTGTTGACCTTGACTTTGATGTAACCATTACCGATGTCCGCGCCGCTACTGAGGAGGAGCTGGACCACGGTCACGTTCATACCGGAGACCATCACCATTAG
- the thyX gene encoding FAD-dependent thymidylate synthase yields MARCTVPDADAILDREFSVLDKGFVRLVDYMGGDERIVQAARVSYGAGTKSYRQDKGLISYLLRNEHTSPFEQVVLTFHVKMPIFVARQWIRHRTARLNEISGRYSIMKDEFYVPAPEDISGQSENNKQGRQEAPLPGDAADTIRGILTEGQKRAYGEYSDLIERGLARELARVNLPLSLYTEWYWQMDLHNLFHFLKLRLDPHAQREIRLYAEVVLSLAERVAPIACEAFRSHILGSARFSVQELEALRRMVQGTDHGLEGRAAELFLAKLEKGSEV; encoded by the coding sequence ATGGCCCGTTGTACCGTACCTGATGCAGACGCGATTCTGGATAGGGAGTTTTCAGTTCTGGACAAGGGCTTTGTCAGACTGGTTGATTATATGGGGGGCGACGAGAGGATCGTCCAGGCCGCCCGGGTAAGCTACGGTGCCGGTACCAAGAGTTACCGTCAGGACAAAGGCTTGATCTCCTACCTGCTGCGGAACGAGCATACCAGTCCTTTTGAGCAGGTTGTATTGACCTTCCACGTCAAAATGCCGATTTTCGTGGCCCGCCAGTGGATCCGGCACAGGACGGCCCGGCTTAACGAGATTTCCGGCCGTTATTCGATCATGAAAGATGAGTTCTATGTACCTGCTCCGGAGGATATTTCCGGCCAGAGTGAGAATAACAAGCAGGGGCGTCAGGAAGCTCCCCTGCCGGGAGATGCGGCGGATACTATTCGCGGGATTCTCACGGAAGGGCAGAAACGGGCCTATGGTGAATACTCCGACCTTATAGAACGGGGGCTCGCGAGAGAACTGGCTCGGGTCAATCTCCCTTTGAGCCTCTACACAGAATGGTACTGGCAAATGGACCTGCACAACCTGTTTCATTTTCTTAAATTGCGGCTTGATCCCCACGCTCAGCGGGAGATTCGGCTCTATGCAGAGGTCGTGCTATCCCTCGCCGAAAGGGTTGCCCCCATAGCATGCGAGGCATTCCGTTCCCACATTCTCGGCAGTGCCAGGTTCTCCGTCCAGGAACTTGAAGCCCTGCGGCGGATGGTACAGGGGACTGATCATGGTCTTGAAGGCCGGGCGGCGGAACTCTTTCTGGCAAAGCTGGAGAAGGGCAGCGAGGTATAA
- a CDS encoding PAS domain S-box protein: MLIANKAVEQYYGYTVDEIKNLSIQELDTPQYAAEFDRRVHEILTSNSRNYEVHHFSRDGRLLEFESRVSRVSYQGKTAILTILRNINERNRNQRFLEQSLRGKRASSAGGSSSGQEQPADRNQPFTPAGGQNPGSCKSVDP, encoded by the coding sequence ATACTCATCGCCAATAAAGCTGTAGAGCAGTATTACGGATACACTGTGGATGAGATTAAAAACCTCAGCATCCAGGAGCTGGATACCCCGCAGTACGCCGCTGAATTCGACAGGCGTGTCCATGAGATCCTTACCAGCAACTCGAGGAACTACGAAGTCCACCACTTCAGTCGGGACGGCCGCCTGCTGGAGTTCGAAAGCAGGGTCTCCAGGGTCAGTTACCAGGGAAAAACCGCGATCCTGACAATCCTGCGGAACATCAACGAAAGAAACCGGAATCAGCGCTTCCTCGAGCAGTCCTTACGGGGAAAACGAGCTTCTTCTGCGGGAGGTTCATCATCGGGTCAAGAACAACCTGCAGATCGTAATCAGCCTTTTACGCCTGCAGGCGGACAGAACCCCGGATCCTGCAAGTCTGTCGATCCTTAA
- a CDS encoding ABC transporter substrate binding protein, translating into MHKALRVVRVFRLFIVILILLSPLSAYAGPASRVLVIHSYHADFPWTEAIHTGIQHGFGASETEHDLFIEYLDAKRFAPQEFSSDFARYLASKYQDSRIDLLIVSDDNALRFALDYRDTLFRGVPIVFCGIINFDTYENQLPSGITGIAEDIDLASNLSLISRLHGIGTTVAAVADYTVSGSENTRRFLDLINNPQSPRLRYEVFFGYDSVELTSRLNRLPENAVILNLGFWRDRTGSDFNYRESISLLTGTGLPVYSAWDQAIRFGAVGGIVLDVEHQGTAAAEIALRILSGTAPDDIPVIREPQIKPVFNYQALKTHKIQMHRLPAGSSIINKPDTIYFRYPVVFSTIIAALGLLLLLVVLLGINIVQRKQAESLFYSLFHNAPDVIMLFSPRREYTHRQ; encoded by the coding sequence ATGCATAAAGCGTTAAGAGTAGTAAGAGTTTTCAGACTGTTCATAGTAATCCTTATCCTGCTGTCTCCCCTCTCTGCCTATGCCGGTCCGGCATCCAGGGTTCTGGTTATCCACTCCTACCATGCAGATTTTCCCTGGACTGAGGCCATTCATACGGGAATACAACACGGCTTTGGAGCTTCAGAGACGGAACACGACCTGTTTATTGAATACCTGGATGCAAAACGGTTTGCACCGCAGGAGTTCAGCAGTGATTTTGCCCGATACCTGGCAAGCAAATACCAGGACTCCCGAATCGATTTACTTATCGTCAGCGACGATAATGCCCTCCGTTTTGCTCTTGATTATCGGGATACCCTGTTTCGGGGGGTTCCCATTGTATTTTGCGGTATCATCAATTTCGATACCTACGAAAACCAGCTGCCGTCAGGAATAACCGGCATAGCTGAAGATATCGATCTGGCTTCTAATCTTTCCCTCATATCCCGGCTCCACGGAATCGGCACAACAGTCGCGGCGGTAGCGGATTATACTGTCTCAGGAAGCGAAAACACCCGTCGCTTCCTGGACCTGATTAATAATCCCCAAAGCCCGAGGCTCCGGTATGAAGTCTTCTTTGGATATGATTCTGTGGAACTCACAAGCAGGCTGAATCGGCTGCCTGAAAACGCGGTGATTCTTAATCTCGGTTTTTGGCGGGATAGAACCGGCAGTGACTTTAATTACCGGGAGAGCATTTCCCTGCTGACTGGTACGGGACTTCCTGTGTACTCCGCATGGGATCAGGCTATCCGCTTCGGGGCAGTAGGAGGGATAGTGCTGGATGTGGAGCATCAGGGAACAGCCGCCGCGGAGATAGCTCTCCGCATACTTTCCGGGACAGCTCCTGACGATATTCCGGTTATAAGAGAACCCCAAATTAAACCGGTTTTTAATTACCAGGCCTTGAAAACACATAAAATACAGATGCACCGTCTGCCCGCCGGTTCTTCCATTATAAACAAGCCCGATACTATCTACTTTCGTTATCCCGTGGTTTTTTCCACCATTATCGCAGCCTTGGGATTACTGCTGCTGCTCGTCGTTCTTCTGGGCATAAACATTGTGCAGAGGAAACAGGCAGAATCCCTCTTTTACTCTCTTTTTCACAACGCCCCCGATGTGATAATGCTGTTCAGCCCCCGACGGGAATATACTCATCGCCAATAA
- a CDS encoding MBL fold metallo-hydrolase — MMKIRLWGVRGSIPCPGETTVAYGGNTACIELRVGEEERLFIIDAGSGIRALGNYLMQHDLPRGPIDTSLFISHTHWDHIMGFPFFVPIFIPSTKLKVYGPVTYEEEGLKDIVGGQLSYRYFPVKHSELAANISYHPLKESSMDLGDGLWVTTKYLNHPILCLGYRFEYRGKVFCTAYDTEPFRNVFPTNPDDPGYDPIAAEEGERAAKEENEKLLRFFQGADLLIHDTQYTHQEYVESKIGWGHSTFEFAVNSAHKAGVKHLLLFHHDPLRTDEQLDDLIDNYRGRIKSKTNMLIEGAREGMEIVLE, encoded by the coding sequence ATGATGAAAATACGATTGTGGGGGGTTCGAGGTTCAATCCCCTGCCCGGGAGAAACAACTGTCGCCTACGGCGGCAACACCGCTTGCATTGAACTCAGAGTCGGAGAGGAAGAGAGGCTCTTCATCATCGACGCCGGATCAGGAATCAGGGCACTGGGGAATTACCTTATGCAGCACGATCTGCCCAGGGGACCCATTGATACATCCCTGTTTATTTCCCACACCCACTGGGACCATATTATGGGGTTTCCCTTTTTTGTGCCGATATTCATCCCCAGTACAAAGCTTAAAGTCTACGGCCCGGTTACCTATGAAGAAGAGGGGCTCAAGGATATTGTGGGAGGACAGCTTTCATATCGCTACTTTCCGGTAAAACACTCGGAACTGGCGGCTAATATCAGTTACCACCCCCTGAAAGAGTCTTCCATGGACCTTGGAGACGGACTCTGGGTAACCACAAAATACCTGAACCATCCCATCCTCTGCCTGGGATACCGCTTCGAATATCGCGGCAAGGTCTTCTGCACAGCCTACGATACAGAGCCTTTCCGCAATGTATTCCCCACCAATCCTGATGACCCGGGATATGACCCGATTGCCGCGGAAGAGGGAGAGAGGGCGGCAAAAGAGGAAAACGAAAAGCTGCTCCGTTTTTTCCAGGGGGCTGACCTGTTGATCCACGACACCCAGTATACCCATCAGGAGTACGTTGAATCAAAAATCGGGTGGGGCCATTCCACCTTTGAATTCGCCGTCAATTCCGCCCATAAAGCGGGAGTAAAACATCTGCTGCTGTTTCATCACGATCCGCTGCGGACCGATGAGCAGCTGGATGACCTTATCGATAATTACCGGGGAAGAATAAAATCAAAGACAAACATGCTGATCGAAGGTGCCCGGGAAGGAATGGAGATTGTCCTTGAATAG